A genomic region of Fusarium oxysporum Fo47 chromosome VI, complete sequence contains the following coding sequences:
- a CDS encoding protein-tyrosine phosphatase-like protein: MAAINFASTACSAGNRGQLTNSASVSRWQCCNCNYGWQNVDLETLCTACQVPRYLGGHPLPIKSRPGYTIRSGLIFRSAEPSRLTEDGVSALQDLKISHVYDLRSRTEIERYATGTREWPGAQRVFTPVFLDEDYGPEAIALRFRNYTAEGSQGFVEAYRGIWETGTDSINTILSHLARPDPSPLLIHCTAGKDRTGVVCAFILSICGVDEGTIAHEYGLTEVGLGDFREELLAAVMKSPELRANPEGAQRLLGAKPENMLAALEALRKQHGSVEEYVVKNCGLTVEDLEQIRKNLIVPEESR, encoded by the exons ATGGCTGCCATTAACTT CGCCTCTACCGCCTGCTCTGCTGGCAACCGTGGGCAGCTCACCAACAGTGCGTCTGTTTCCCGATGGCAATGT TGCAACTGCAACTACGGCTGGCAGAATGTCGACCTTGAAACTCTGTGCACTGCTTGTCAGGTCCCTCGTT ATCTCGGGGGCCATCCATTGCCTATAAAGTCCCGCCCCGGATACACAATCAGATCCGGCCTCATCTTCCGCTCAGCAGAACCATCCCGTCTCACCGAAGACGGCGTCTCGGCGCTACAGGACCTCAAGATCTCACACGTCTACGACCTGCGCTCGCGAACTGAGATCGAGCGCTACGCTACAGGAACCCGAGAGTGGCCCGGCGCCCAACGGGTCTTTACTCCGGTGTTCTTAGACGAGGATTACGGTCCGGAGGCTATTGCATTGCGATTTCGGAATTACACCGCCGAAGGGAGCCAGGGATTTGTTGAGGCGTATCGGGGAATTTGGGAGACGGGAACGGATTCTATCAACACTATTCTCTCGCATCTTGCCAGACCGGATCCTTCACCCCTACTCATCCACTGCACTGCAGGCAAGGATAGAACTGGTGTAGTATGCGCTTTCATCTTGTCTATATGCGGCGTGGATGAAGGCACTATTGCTCATGAGTATGGTTTGACTGAGGTTGGCcttggtgactttcgtgaggagcttcttgctgctgtGATGAAGAGTCCTGAACTGAGAGCCAACCCCGAAGGTGCTCAACGATTACTGGGAGCCAAGCCCGAGAACATGCTTGCTGCTTTGGAAGCACTTCGTAAACAACATGGCTCTGTCGAGGAGTATGTGGTAAAGAACTGTGGTCTGACAGTGGAGGATCTTGAGCAGATTCGAAAGAACTTGATCGTGCCCGAGGAGAGCAGGTAG
- a CDS encoding tRNA(adenine34) deaminase, with protein sequence MGVFKSLGLSPAKAAGAKALRRLFGRVLPGETDSASDTDQTGRGNSSNDNNTQREKNNKVNADSSSTKHQDTSAPTDNRQQEDALTNIETSATTSDMVSPQKHVPQGIVDKENQPPNTAQLSESLSRLKIGEEKAVATSPKPVVSTAPAAAAAEDAAPAVEGVPAAPIYTDPAVIAERAMHMKFTEEALDMARLALRTNETPVGCVLVHDGKVIARGMNATNVTRNGTRHAEFMALGALLSYPPKNGPRTTYLKPKPKNQSAEASDTSSVESGPADEGNEDGSKGHLYPYGQKCHPDARVDRSIIRESILYVTVEPCVMCASLLRQLGIKKVYFGAVNDKFGGTGGVFSIHANSLPVSADGQTASAHPTPKPAQLPDGSGTLGVSYPPGGGDGGNLESGYEIEGGWGRDEAVALLRRFYVQENGRAPVPRKKEGRAARLAAMMEGEGTGEGTGESNGESNGEDNGEGNDDENGEETPTPDLAATEPEPQVLDLPTSTQTLKETPAPLGDRTNV encoded by the exons aTGGGAGTTTTCAAGTCACTTGGTCTTTCGCCGGCCAAAGCGGCAGGTGCAAAGGCCTTGCGTCGTCTTTTTGGGCGGGTGCTTCCAGGCGAGACTGACAGTGCCAGTGACACTGATCAAACGGGCAGGGGCAACTCCAGTAACGACAACAATACTCAAAGggagaaaaacaacaaagTCAACGCAGATTCTTCATCTACAAAACATCAGGATACATCTGCCCCGACTGATAatcgccaacaagaagacgcTCTCACCAATATCGAAACATCTGCAACTACCTCCGATATGGTGTCGCCTCAGAAGCACGTCCCCCAGGGGATCGTGGACAAGGAGAACCAACCGCCAAACACGGCTCAGTTGTCAGAGTCGCTCTCTCGTCTGAAAATTggagaggagaaggctgTCGCAACATCCCCCAAGCCCGTCGTTTCCACTGcccctgctgctgctgccgccgaGGATGCAGCTCCCGCCGTTGAAGGTGTACCTGCTGCCCCCATCTACACAGACCCTGCTGTCATAGCGGAGCGAGCGATGCACATGAAGTTcactgaagaagctcttgacaTG GCGCGACTTGCTCTCAGAACCAACGAAACACCCGTGGGATGCGTTCTTGTTCACGATGGAAAGGTCATTGCTCGAGGCATGAATGCAACCAACGTCACTCGAAATGGTACTCGCCATGCTGAGTTCATGGCCCTCGGCGCTTTACTCTCTTACCCTCCCAAGAATGGACCAAGGACAACCTACctgaagcccaagcccaagaatCAGTCAGCCGAAGCTTCTGATACATCTTCTGTCGAATCAGGACCCGCCGATGAGGGTAATGAGGATGGATCCAAGGGCCACCTCTACCCTTATGGCCAGAAGTGCCACCCTGATGCGCGAGTTGATAGATCTATCATTCGAGAGAGCATTTTGTACGTCACTGTAGAGCCGTGTGTCATGTGTGCTTCTCTCTTGCGACAACTCGGTATCAAGAAGGTCTATTTTGGCGCAGTCAACGACAAGTTTGGCGGAACAGGCGGTGTCTTCAGCATTCATGCCAACTCACTTCCTGTCAGTGCTGATGGCCAGACTGCCAGCGCACATCCAACACCAAAGCCTGCGCAGCTTCCAGACGGAAGTGGCACACTGGGCGTCTCGTATCCTCCAGGTGGAGGAGACGGTGGAAACCTGGAATCTGGTTACGAAATTGAGGGTGGATGGGGTCGTGATGAGGCTGTCGCACTTCTGAGACGATTTTATGTCCAGGAGAATGGACGAG CTCCGGTGCCTCGCAAGAAGGAAGGCCGTGCAGCTCGATTGGCTGCTATGATGGAGGGCGAGGGCACCGGTGAAGGCACTGGCGAGAGCAACGGTGAAAGCAACGGGGAGGATAATGGCGAAGGCAACGACGACGAAAACGGCGAAGAAACGCCAACTCCGGATCTTGCTGCCACTGAACCCGAGCCCCAAGTTCTTGACCTGCCCACTTCAACTCAAACTCTGAAGGAAACGCCCGCGCCGCTAGGTGATCGTACCAACGTCTAG